In one window of Zhihengliuella sp. ISTPL4 DNA:
- the nadA gene encoding quinolinate synthase NadA, producing MSITFVPTPVVPAADPSVDHAIQAIVAGASTDATCTTDLAVGPWDFDTRPGYGPGSSMGDVIPTGAPRQGELPAAYREADEAELRRRIEAAKATLGDRVVILGHFYQREEVVTHADEVGDSFQLATAATMRPDAEAIVFCGVHFMAETADLLSRPDQAVILPNLAAGCSMADMADIDQVEECWEQLADVLGDLDTPDADGRVPVIPVTYMNSSAAIKGFVGRHGGIVCTSSNANTVLEWAFARGRRVLFFPDQHLGRNTAKAMGVPLDRMPMWNPRRALGGSSPDELVDAQVILWHGFCSVHRRFTVAQIDQARAEHPGVRVIVHPECPMEVVDAADEAGSTEYIRRAIAEATEPTTFAVGTEINLVRRLAAQYPQHRIFCLDPVVCPCSTMYRIHPGYLAWVLEELVAGRTPNRITVSPDVAAPARLALERMLAAKPPVAAGAR from the coding sequence ATGAGCATCACCTTCGTCCCGACCCCCGTGGTCCCTGCGGCCGACCCGTCCGTCGATCACGCGATCCAGGCCATCGTCGCTGGAGCCTCCACCGATGCCACCTGCACCACCGACCTCGCGGTCGGACCGTGGGACTTCGACACGCGCCCGGGGTACGGGCCCGGATCCTCCATGGGCGACGTCATCCCGACCGGGGCTCCCCGGCAGGGAGAGCTCCCCGCCGCCTACCGCGAGGCGGACGAAGCCGAGCTCCGCCGGCGCATCGAGGCGGCCAAGGCGACCCTCGGAGACCGCGTGGTGATCCTCGGCCACTTCTACCAGCGGGAGGAGGTCGTGACCCATGCGGACGAGGTGGGTGACTCGTTCCAGCTCGCCACCGCCGCCACGATGCGGCCGGATGCCGAGGCGATCGTCTTCTGCGGCGTGCACTTCATGGCCGAGACCGCCGACCTCCTGTCGCGGCCCGACCAGGCGGTGATCCTGCCGAACCTCGCCGCCGGGTGCTCGATGGCGGATATGGCCGACATCGACCAGGTGGAGGAGTGCTGGGAGCAGCTCGCCGACGTGCTGGGCGACCTCGACACCCCGGACGCCGATGGCCGCGTGCCGGTGATCCCCGTCACCTACATGAACTCCTCGGCGGCGATCAAGGGGTTCGTCGGACGGCACGGGGGAATCGTGTGCACCTCCTCCAACGCGAACACGGTCCTGGAGTGGGCCTTCGCCCGCGGCCGTCGCGTGCTCTTCTTCCCCGACCAGCATCTGGGGCGGAACACCGCGAAGGCCATGGGCGTGCCGCTCGACCGGATGCCGATGTGGAACCCGCGGCGAGCGCTCGGCGGCTCCAGCCCGGACGAACTCGTCGACGCGCAGGTGATCCTCTGGCACGGCTTCTGCTCCGTGCACCGGCGGTTCACCGTGGCGCAGATCGACCAGGCTCGCGCGGAGCACCCGGGAGTCCGCGTGATCGTGCATCCGGAGTGCCCGATGGAGGTCGTCGACGCGGCCGACGAGGCCGGCTCCACGGAGTACATCCGCCGCGCCATCGCCGAGGCCACGGAGCCGACGACGTTCGCGGTCGGGACCGAGATCAACCTCGTGCGCCGCCTGGCCGCGCAGTACCCGCAGCACCGGATCTTCTGCCTCGACCCGGTCGTCTGCCCGTGCTCGACCATGTACCGCATCCACCCTGGCTACCTCGCGTGGGTCCTGGAGGAGCTGGTCGCCGGCCGCACCCCGAACCGCATCACGGTCTCCCCCGACGTCGCCGCCCCGGCTCGCCTCGCGCTCGAGCGGATGCTCGCCGCCAAGCCGCCGGTCGCCGCCGGGGCACGATGA
- the nadB gene encoding L-aspartate oxidase encodes MNVVVVGSGIAGLTAALHAHEGGHTVTVVTKGGLGGGCTPLAQGGVAGGYGPGDGPAAHAADTISAGAGLCDPTAVDALVADGAARIAELLARGVAFDRAPGGALARGREAAHTHARILHAGGDATGAAISAALCAAVQRTPISVRERTMLLDLTVEAGRIRGITVLRDGGAVEIRADAVILATGGAGQLYAHTTNPTETTGDGIAAALRAGAAIADLEFVQFHPTTLPGLPVFLLSEAVRGEGAVLRDSDGRRFVFDSHPDGELAPRDVVARAIAGQAARQGTPVHLDATGLGADALARRFPTIDRVTRDRGFDWSREPLPVTPAAHYLMGGVVTDRHGRTTIPGLYAVGETARTGVHGANRLASNSLLEGAVFGARAAAALAQPWPAAVDVIPSPSPKSPEEESAAPEPLPPFDRAALQRLLWDEVGLHRTGTGLQSALRIIRGWASATPSASDVRTHEDRNLLLVAEATIRAAVARPVSVGAHHRDDFALAAPTPARPPILETA; translated from the coding sequence ATGAACGTCGTCGTCGTCGGCTCCGGGATCGCCGGACTCACCGCCGCGCTGCACGCGCACGAGGGCGGACACACGGTGACGGTCGTGACGAAGGGCGGGCTCGGAGGCGGCTGCACGCCTCTCGCTCAGGGCGGTGTGGCCGGCGGCTACGGGCCCGGCGACGGACCGGCGGCGCATGCCGCCGACACGATCAGCGCCGGAGCGGGTCTGTGCGATCCGACCGCCGTCGACGCCCTCGTGGCGGACGGCGCCGCCCGGATCGCCGAGCTCCTGGCCCGCGGCGTCGCCTTCGACCGGGCGCCAGGCGGCGCACTCGCCCGCGGGCGGGAGGCGGCGCACACCCATGCCCGCATCCTCCACGCCGGGGGCGACGCGACCGGGGCCGCGATCTCCGCCGCGCTGTGCGCGGCCGTTCAGCGCACGCCGATCTCCGTCCGCGAGCGCACGATGCTCCTCGATCTGACCGTCGAGGCGGGACGGATCCGCGGGATCACAGTCCTCCGCGACGGCGGCGCTGTCGAGATCCGGGCCGACGCCGTGATCCTCGCCACGGGCGGGGCAGGGCAGCTCTACGCGCACACGACCAATCCGACCGAGACGACCGGCGACGGCATCGCGGCGGCTCTGCGCGCCGGCGCCGCCATCGCCGACCTGGAGTTCGTGCAGTTCCACCCGACCACCCTCCCCGGGCTCCCGGTCTTCCTCCTGTCCGAAGCCGTCCGCGGCGAGGGGGCCGTGCTCCGCGACAGCGACGGAAGACGGTTCGTGTTCGACAGCCACCCCGACGGGGAGCTCGCCCCGCGCGACGTCGTCGCCCGGGCCATCGCCGGGCAGGCAGCCCGGCAGGGGACGCCCGTGCACCTCGATGCCACCGGGCTCGGGGCGGACGCGCTCGCCCGCCGTTTCCCGACCATCGACCGTGTGACGCGCGACCGCGGTTTCGACTGGTCCCGGGAGCCGCTGCCGGTGACCCCCGCCGCGCATTACCTCATGGGCGGCGTCGTCACCGACCGGCACGGACGGACCACGATCCCGGGGCTGTACGCCGTCGGCGAGACCGCCCGGACAGGAGTGCACGGAGCCAACCGGCTCGCCTCCAACTCGCTCCTCGAAGGGGCCGTGTTCGGAGCCAGGGCCGCTGCTGCCCTGGCCCAACCGTGGCCTGCTGCCGTCGACGTCATCCCGTCTCCGTCGCCGAAGAGCCCGGAGGAAGAGAGCGCCGCACCCGAGCCCCTCCCCCCGTTCGACCGCGCCGCGCTGCAGCGGCTGCTGTGGGACGAGGTCGGCCTGCACCGGACGGGAACCGGACTCCAGTCCGCCCTCCGCATCATCCGCGGGTGGGCCTCCGCGACGCCGTCCGCCTCCGACGTCCGCACGCACGAGGACCGGAACCTGCTGCTGGTCGCCGAGGCCACCATCCGTGCGGCCGTGGCACGTCCGGTCTCTGTCGGCGCCCACCACCGCGACGACTTCGCCCTCGCCGCACCCACCCCGGCACGCCCACCGATCCTGGAGACCGCCTGA
- the nadC gene encoding carboxylating nicotinate-nucleotide diphosphorylase, which produces MLTRTTLHRVVGAALEEDAPWGDLTSTTLLPAEVTATADLVAREEGVFSGGEVFAAAFLLTDPDVTVDLHVGDGDAFTASDVLATVTGPARAVLTAERVALNFAQRMSGIATLTAAYVREVEGTRARIADTRKTTPGLRAFERHAVVSGGGRNHRYSLSDAVMAKDNHLAVLQRSGLDLATALREAFSRLPHTAHVVVEVDRLDQIPAVLDGGAHTVLLDNFSLDDLRAGVALIGERATVEASGGVHLTTVRAIAETGVHVISVGALTHSARALDLGLDLRID; this is translated from the coding sequence ATGCTCACCCGCACCACCCTGCACCGCGTCGTCGGGGCCGCGCTCGAGGAGGACGCCCCCTGGGGCGACCTCACCAGCACCACCCTCCTCCCTGCCGAAGTGACCGCCACGGCGGACCTCGTCGCCCGCGAGGAGGGCGTCTTCAGCGGTGGTGAGGTGTTCGCCGCCGCGTTCCTCCTCACCGACCCGGACGTCACGGTCGACCTGCACGTGGGCGACGGTGATGCCTTCACGGCATCCGACGTGCTGGCTACCGTGACAGGGCCGGCCCGCGCCGTGCTCACCGCCGAACGCGTCGCGTTGAACTTCGCGCAGCGGATGTCGGGCATCGCGACGCTCACGGCCGCCTACGTCCGTGAAGTCGAGGGAACGCGGGCGCGCATCGCCGACACCCGCAAGACCACGCCCGGTCTGCGGGCGTTCGAGCGGCACGCGGTCGTGTCCGGCGGCGGCCGGAACCACCGGTACTCCCTGTCCGACGCGGTCATGGCGAAGGACAACCACCTCGCCGTGCTCCAGCGGTCCGGGCTCGACCTGGCGACGGCTCTTCGCGAGGCGTTCTCGCGGCTGCCGCACACCGCCCACGTCGTCGTCGAGGTCGACCGTCTCGACCAGATCCCGGCGGTGCTCGACGGCGGCGCCCACACGGTGCTCCTGGACAACTTCTCCCTCGACGACCTGCGCGCCGGCGTGGCGCTCATCGGCGAGCGCGCCACCGTGGAGGCCTCGGGCGGCGTCCACCTGACCACCGTCCGCGCCATCGCCGAGACCGGGGTGCATGTGATCTCGGTCGGAGCCCTCACGCACTCCGCGCGGGCGCTGGACCTCGGACTCGACCTCCGGATCGACTGA
- a CDS encoding cysteine desulfurase family protein: protein MLYLDHAATSPVRPEVRAAMEPFLTEVFGNPASHHTAGEAAARGLEDARARVARVIGTRAGDVVFTGGGTEANNLAVKGLVLGALTSGRRRVVVSPIEHESIRESAAYLARFHGVTVAMPAVEGTGRITPDALDAVLTDDTAVVSVGHANNEVGTVQDIAALREVARARHVPLHVDAVQSAGWLPLHDLDADAVSIAGHKLGAPKGTGALVVRGRLPLEPLLHGGGQERGRRSGTVDVAGAVGLATALELAEREREHAATRVRATTARFIAEVTRRVPDATLTGHPVHRLPATASFTIAGVSGEAVLWELERRGVISSSGSACAAGSDEPSPVLLACGIAPEVAQTAVRFTFGRTTLPADAPERLAVLVAEAVDTVRG, encoded by the coding sequence GTGCTGTACCTCGATCACGCCGCGACCTCGCCGGTACGCCCCGAGGTGCGTGCGGCCATGGAGCCCTTCCTCACCGAGGTGTTCGGCAATCCCGCGAGCCACCACACCGCGGGCGAGGCCGCAGCGCGCGGCCTGGAGGACGCCCGCGCCCGGGTGGCCCGCGTGATCGGGACGCGGGCAGGGGATGTCGTCTTCACCGGCGGCGGCACGGAGGCGAACAACCTCGCCGTGAAGGGACTCGTCCTGGGAGCGCTCACCTCCGGCCGGCGGCGCGTCGTGGTGTCCCCCATCGAGCACGAGTCGATCCGCGAGTCGGCGGCGTACCTCGCGCGCTTCCACGGGGTGACGGTGGCGATGCCCGCGGTCGAGGGAACCGGGCGGATCACGCCGGACGCCCTCGATGCGGTGCTCACCGACGATACCGCCGTCGTGTCGGTCGGACACGCGAACAACGAGGTCGGCACCGTCCAGGACATCGCGGCGCTCCGGGAGGTCGCCCGCGCCCGCCACGTGCCCCTCCACGTCGACGCCGTGCAGTCGGCCGGCTGGCTGCCGCTCCACGACCTTGATGCGGATGCCGTGTCGATCGCCGGGCACAAGCTCGGAGCACCCAAGGGCACCGGGGCCCTCGTCGTCCGCGGCCGGCTCCCTCTGGAGCCGCTCCTGCACGGCGGAGGCCAGGAGCGCGGACGGCGATCCGGCACCGTCGATGTCGCGGGAGCGGTGGGGCTGGCGACAGCACTCGAGCTCGCCGAGCGGGAGCGTGAACACGCGGCGACGCGGGTACGGGCCACTACGGCGCGCTTCATCGCCGAGGTGACCCGGCGCGTGCCCGACGCGACACTGACGGGGCATCCCGTGCATCGGCTTCCCGCGACGGCGAGCTTCACGATCGCCGGCGTGAGCGGCGAGGCGGTGCTGTGGGAGCTGGAGCGCCGCGGGGTGATCTCATCCAGCGGCTCCGCGTGCGCGGCCGGCAGCGACGAGCCCTCCCCCGTGCTGCTCGCGTGCGGGATCGCCCCGGAGGTCGCGCAGACGGCCGTGCGCTTCACGTTCGGGCGTACCACCCTCCCTGCTGACGCGCCGGAGCGTCTCGCCGTGCTCGTCGCGGAGGCGGTCGACACCGTCCGCGGCTGA
- a CDS encoding glycosyltransferase family 2 protein yields MIVPGRDIAAFAPAALDSLRAQTDERWRAILIDDGSTDDTGAIFADAAATDSRFTLIRHGASVGLGAARNIGLALVATPFTGFLDADDELMPDALSTLVGTLERTGSDFAAGAYVRLRPHGQGYAPGRVQPWVAAATAPARFRTTLAEHPQAVSNIVAWSKVSRTEMWSDLRFPEGVTYEDQVVAQTMYTRARAFDVLPDVVVRWRVRADGTSITQSKAQLPVLRDYLAALRGGIRVLQDAGAHAAVTARIELILAMDVAPLREIADTHPDPAYAGEVSAFLAELHALPEFADARPDPTLADALAW; encoded by the coding sequence ATGATCGTGCCCGGACGCGACATCGCCGCGTTCGCCCCCGCCGCCCTCGATTCCCTCCGTGCACAGACGGACGAGCGGTGGCGTGCGATCCTCATCGACGACGGCTCCACCGACGACACGGGAGCGATCTTCGCCGACGCCGCCGCGACGGATTCCCGCTTCACCCTGATCCGGCATGGGGCTTCCGTCGGGCTCGGCGCCGCGCGCAACATCGGTCTCGCGCTCGTCGCCACGCCCTTCACCGGCTTCCTCGACGCGGATGACGAGCTCATGCCGGACGCCCTGTCGACCCTCGTGGGCACGCTGGAGCGCACGGGGAGCGACTTCGCCGCGGGCGCCTACGTGCGACTGCGTCCGCACGGCCAGGGTTATGCGCCCGGCCGCGTGCAGCCGTGGGTCGCCGCGGCGACCGCCCCCGCCCGCTTCCGCACCACCCTCGCGGAGCACCCGCAGGCGGTGTCGAACATCGTCGCGTGGTCCAAGGTGAGCCGCACCGAGATGTGGTCCGACCTGCGGTTCCCGGAGGGGGTGACCTACGAGGACCAGGTCGTCGCGCAGACGATGTACACCCGGGCGCGCGCCTTCGACGTGCTGCCCGACGTCGTGGTGCGCTGGCGCGTCCGAGCGGACGGCACCTCGATCACCCAGAGCAAGGCGCAGCTGCCCGTACTCCGCGACTACCTCGCCGCGCTCCGCGGCGGCATCCGCGTGCTGCAGGATGCCGGTGCGCACGCCGCGGTCACCGCCCGGATCGAGCTCATCCTGGCGATGGATGTCGCTCCGCTCCGCGAGATCGCGGACACGCACCCCGATCCCGCCTACGCGGGAGAGGTCTCCGCGTTCCTCGCCGAGCTGCACGCCCTCCCCGAGTTCGCCGACGCCCGCCCCGACCCCACCCTCGCCGACGCCCTCGCCTGGTGA
- a CDS encoding SDR family NAD(P)-dependent oxidoreductase, with protein MTDYLSSLFALDGRTAVVTGGSSGIGRGIATALARAGAATVIVARGAERIAETVDDLRAQGCRAAGVVGDLSTREGIHAVAEAAAAPFGEPDILVNSAGINIRPPYAEITEADWDATMTVNALAPFLLGQRWAQGMAARGYGRLIHISSQQAHRAFVGSGVYGASKGAVESLMRSEAEAWGGTGVTSNTLVPGFVLTPLNARLQEDPATIAALAARTMIGRNGLPEDFAAAAVFLAGPGSAYVTGQSLFIDGGLSVH; from the coding sequence ATGACCGACTACCTCTCCTCGCTCTTCGCGCTCGACGGCCGCACCGCGGTCGTGACCGGCGGCAGCTCGGGAATCGGTCGCGGCATCGCGACCGCGCTCGCCCGCGCCGGTGCCGCCACAGTGATCGTCGCCCGAGGCGCGGAGCGCATCGCCGAGACCGTGGACGACCTCCGCGCGCAGGGGTGTCGCGCGGCCGGCGTGGTCGGGGACCTGAGCACCCGCGAGGGCATCCATGCGGTCGCGGAGGCCGCCGCTGCTCCGTTCGGCGAGCCGGACATCCTCGTCAACTCCGCGGGCATCAACATCCGTCCGCCGTACGCCGAGATCACCGAGGCGGACTGGGACGCGACGATGACCGTCAATGCGCTCGCCCCGTTCCTCCTCGGTCAGCGCTGGGCGCAGGGCATGGCAGCGCGCGGTTACGGACGACTGATCCACATCAGCTCCCAACAGGCGCACCGGGCGTTCGTGGGCAGCGGGGTGTACGGCGCCTCCAAGGGCGCGGTCGAGTCGCTCATGCGCTCGGAGGCGGAGGCCTGGGGTGGCACCGGCGTGACGAGCAACACGCTCGTTCCCGGCTTCGTCCTCACGCCGTTGAATGCCCGACTGCAGGAGGACCCTGCGACCATCGCGGCCCTCGCGGCGCGCACCATGATCGGCCGTAACGGCCTTCCGGAGGACTTCGCCGCAGCCGCCGTGTTCCTCGCCGGTCCGGGTTCGGCCTACGTGACCGGCCAGTCGCTGTTCATCGACGGAGGACTCTCCGTCCACTGA
- a CDS encoding ABC transporter ATP-binding protein, whose product MGGMGGGPRGGFRGVDEDAQRRLNAEAPKIDGLGTRVVALFSAYRWRILFTGVLVVLGAGIAVVPPLLVQRIFDDALFPVDGGGPHLSLLGILVGAMVGLFLFSAVLGVAQTWLTATVGNSVTGDLRVRLFEHLQAMELGFFTRTKTGVIQSRLQNDVGGVSGVLTNTVTSILGNAVTVIASLVAMILIDWRLTLIAVVLMPFLVLVQRRVGQVRARIAGETQESLSELTSITQETLSVSGMLLSKAFNRQRTESERYQQENRNQVRLQVRRAMSGQGFFAVVQVIMASVPAVIYLVSGYFIAGGTGAITAGTIVAFTTVQARLLMPLMGLMRVSLDLQTSSALFARIFEYLDLVPEITDSPDAITVAQAPGPRGRIEFQDVVFRYPDAAADSRPTLHGVSFVAEPGQHVAFVGPSGAGKTTILYLAPRLYEAKGGAVLFAGADVRTLTQESIIDDVGIVSQETYLFHATIRENLRYAKPDATDEELVAACTAANIHHIIAGFEKGYDTVVGERGYRLSGGEKQRIAIARVLLKDPPVLLLDEATSALDTVSERVVQEALDEAAKGRTTLSIAHRLSTVMGADVIHVLEAGRIVESGTHAELLAQGGLYAELAAQQVAASRVLNAEIEAEAAEEEAVRGGVEEGVEAGLTARRADREPEDSAAADAVVALTTGVPLPTSSSADGRPRPTGG is encoded by the coding sequence ATGGGCGGGATGGGCGGTGGTCCGCGGGGCGGTTTCCGCGGCGTGGATGAGGACGCCCAGCGTCGGCTCAACGCGGAGGCCCCGAAGATCGACGGGCTCGGCACCCGGGTCGTCGCTCTGTTCAGCGCCTACCGGTGGCGCATCCTCTTCACCGGTGTCCTCGTGGTGCTCGGCGCGGGCATCGCGGTCGTCCCTCCGCTCCTCGTGCAGCGCATCTTCGACGACGCGCTGTTCCCCGTCGACGGGGGCGGCCCCCACCTTTCGCTGCTCGGCATCCTCGTCGGGGCGATGGTCGGCCTCTTCCTCTTCTCGGCGGTGCTCGGCGTCGCGCAGACCTGGCTCACGGCCACGGTCGGCAACAGCGTCACGGGCGACCTCCGGGTGCGGCTGTTCGAGCACCTGCAGGCCATGGAGCTCGGCTTCTTCACCCGCACGAAGACCGGCGTGATCCAGTCCCGCCTGCAGAACGACGTCGGCGGCGTCTCCGGCGTGCTGACGAACACGGTCACCAGCATCCTCGGCAACGCCGTCACGGTGATCGCCTCCCTCGTCGCGATGATCCTCATCGACTGGCGTCTCACCCTCATCGCGGTCGTGCTCATGCCGTTCCTCGTGCTCGTGCAGCGCCGCGTCGGCCAGGTGCGCGCGCGCATCGCGGGGGAGACCCAGGAGTCGCTCTCCGAGCTGACCTCCATCACTCAGGAGACCCTGAGCGTCTCCGGCATGCTGCTGTCGAAGGCCTTCAACCGGCAGCGCACGGAGTCCGAGCGCTATCAGCAGGAGAACCGCAACCAGGTGCGCCTGCAGGTGCGCCGAGCCATGAGCGGTCAGGGCTTCTTCGCGGTCGTGCAGGTCATCATGGCGAGCGTGCCCGCCGTCATCTACCTCGTGTCCGGGTACTTCATCGCGGGCGGGACGGGCGCGATCACCGCGGGGACCATCGTGGCCTTCACGACGGTCCAGGCGCGACTGCTCATGCCCCTCATGGGGCTCATGCGTGTCTCGCTCGACCTGCAGACCTCGTCGGCGCTGTTCGCCCGCATCTTCGAGTACCTCGACCTCGTGCCGGAGATCACCGACTCTCCCGACGCGATCACCGTGGCGCAGGCACCGGGGCCGCGCGGGCGCATCGAGTTCCAGGACGTCGTGTTCCGCTATCCGGATGCCGCCGCCGACTCGCGTCCGACCCTGCACGGCGTCTCCTTCGTGGCGGAACCAGGGCAGCATGTCGCCTTCGTCGGTCCCTCCGGCGCGGGCAAGACCACGATCCTCTATCTCGCCCCACGGCTGTACGAGGCCAAGGGCGGCGCGGTGTTGTTCGCGGGGGCCGACGTGCGCACCCTCACGCAAGAGTCGATCATCGACGACGTGGGCATCGTCTCCCAGGAGACCTACCTGTTCCACGCGACGATCCGGGAGAATCTTCGCTACGCGAAGCCCGATGCGACGGACGAGGAGCTGGTCGCGGCCTGCACCGCGGCCAACATCCACCACATCATCGCGGGCTTCGAGAAGGGCTACGACACCGTCGTGGGGGAGCGCGGGTACCGGCTCTCCGGCGGCGAGAAGCAGCGCATCGCGATCGCCCGCGTGCTGCTGAAGGACCCGCCGGTGCTCCTGCTCGACGAAGCGACCTCCGCGTTGGACACCGTGTCCGAGCGCGTGGTGCAGGAAGCCCTCGACGAGGCAGCCAAGGGGCGCACGACCCTGTCGATCGCGCACCGCCTGTCGACGGTCATGGGGGCGGACGTCATCCATGTGCTGGAGGCCGGGCGCATCGTGGAGTCCGGCACCCACGCGGAGCTGCTCGCGCAGGGCGGCCTCTACGCCGAACTGGCAGCGCAGCAGGTCGCCGCGTCCCGCGTGCTGAACGCCGAGATCGAAGCGGAGGCCGCGGAGGAGGAGGCGGTCCGAGGCGGTGTCGAGGAAGGCGTCGAGGCGGGTCTCACCGCGCGGCGTGCGGACCGTGAGCCCGAGGACTCCGCGGCGGCCGACGCGGTCGTGGCGCTGACGACCGGCGTCCCGTTGCCGACCTCATCGAGCGCTGACGGCCGACCGCGCCCGACCGGCGGCTGA
- a CDS encoding MDR family MFS transporter → MTLQDSSPQTGSVPTHTVSKPGPVIALLVVSAFVVILNETTMGVALTDIMKDLGITAGVGQWLTTGFLLTMAVVIPLTGFLLSRFTIRQVYFSAMGLFALGTLIAALAPGFEFLLAGRVVQALGTGVMMPLLFTTVLTIVPASHRGRMMGVITIVIAVAPAVGPTVSGLILQALTWHAIFWIMFPIALLAIGLGLIWVRNVTETNPHARFDVLSVILSALGFGGLIYGLSSIGEAASGHAPVPVWIPIVIGAVALTVFVLRQLQLQKVDGALLDLRVFQSKSFSLAVGLVVIVMSALFGSLILLPIYLQQVLGLDTLGVGLMLLPGGVLMGAIAPVVGNLFDKFGPTPLVIPGMAIAAGALWGMATFDQGTSIVWIIAVHLALNLGLGFVFTPLMTSALGSLPSHLYPHGSAVVGTVQQVAGAAGTALFVTLMSVTLASSLSSGADQVTATANGVHTAFFVGAIVASAAVLLALFVRKPAEPAHGEGIPAGH, encoded by the coding sequence TTGACCCTCCAAGACTCCTCGCCTCAGACCGGGTCCGTCCCAACTCACACCGTTTCGAAGCCCGGCCCAGTTATCGCGCTGCTCGTCGTCAGCGCGTTCGTCGTGATCCTCAACGAGACCACCATGGGTGTCGCGCTGACCGACATCATGAAGGACCTCGGGATCACCGCCGGGGTGGGTCAGTGGCTCACCACAGGATTTCTCTTAACTATGGCCGTGGTCATTCCGCTGACCGGTTTCCTTCTCAGCAGATTCACCATTCGTCAGGTCTACTTCTCTGCGATGGGCCTGTTCGCACTTGGCACACTCATCGCAGCGCTGGCGCCCGGCTTCGAGTTCCTCCTCGCTGGTCGCGTCGTGCAGGCGCTCGGCACTGGCGTGATGATGCCGCTGCTCTTCACCACGGTCCTCACAATCGTCCCCGCGAGTCATCGCGGCCGCATGATGGGTGTCATCACCATCGTCATCGCGGTCGCGCCGGCAGTCGGCCCGACCGTGTCAGGTCTGATCCTCCAGGCGCTGACCTGGCACGCGATCTTCTGGATCATGTTCCCCATCGCGCTGCTCGCCATCGGACTCGGACTGATCTGGGTTCGGAACGTCACGGAGACTAACCCTCACGCTCGATTCGACGTGCTGTCCGTGATTCTCTCGGCCCTCGGCTTCGGTGGTCTCATCTACGGACTTAGCAGCATCGGTGAAGCAGCATCGGGCCACGCCCCCGTGCCCGTGTGGATCCCGATTGTCATCGGCGCGGTCGCACTCACTGTGTTCGTGCTTCGTCAACTTCAGCTCCAGAAAGTCGACGGCGCTCTGCTTGACCTTCGAGTGTTCCAGAGCAAGTCGTTCAGCCTCGCCGTCGGACTCGTCGTCATCGTAATGAGCGCGCTGTTCGGTTCGCTCATCCTGCTTCCCATCTATCTGCAGCAAGTGCTCGGGCTCGACACTCTCGGCGTTGGGCTCATGCTGCTGCCTGGCGGCGTTCTGATGGGTGCCATCGCTCCCGTCGTGGGCAACCTCTTCGACAAGTTCGGCCCGACGCCGTTGGTCATCCCGGGCATGGCTATCGCGGCCGGTGCACTGTGGGGTATGGCGACGTTCGACCAGGGCACGAGCATCGTCTGGATCATCGCAGTGCACTTGGCATTGAACCTCGGTCTCGGCTTCGTGTTCACGCCGCTCATGACCTCGGCTCTCGGATCGCTCCCGTCGCACTTGTACCCGCACGGCTCTGCCGTCGTAGGGACGGTTCAGCAGGTCGCTGGTGCCGCGGGGACTGCGCTCTTCGTCACGCTCATGTCGGTCACGCTCGCATCTTCGCTGAGCTCTGGCGCTGACCAGGTGACGGCGACCGCGAACGGTGTCCACACCGCGTTCTTCGTTGGTGCCATCGTCGCCTCGGCTGCAGTCTTGCTGGCGCTTTTCGTTCGTAAGCCCGCGGAGCCTGCGCATGGCGAGGGCATCCCTGCGGGTCACTGA